In Pseudomonas fluorescens, a genomic segment contains:
- a CDS encoding MFS transporter: protein MTPPVPYWRLSSFYLFYFALLGATAPFLALYFDHLGFSSARIGELVAIPMLMRCVAPNLWGWLGDYTGRRLAIVRFGAVCTLASFCLIFISKTYAWLALVMALHAFFWHAVLPQFEVITLAHLHTQTSRYSQVRLWGSIGFILTVVIMGRLFDWLSLDIYPVVVVVIMAGIIGASLWVPNAQPATQGNRLAAEGFLTQLRSPGVLAFYACVALMQMSHGPYYTFLTLHLEHLGYSRGVIGMLWALAVVAEVLMFLAMSRILTRFSVRRVLLASFLLAALRWLLLGSFAEFFWVLLLAQVMHAATFGSFHAAAIAFVQRSFGDRQQGQGQALYAALAGTGGALGALYAGYSWNLLGPTLTFSIASVAALAAALIIGFRLQEQNQGTVQ from the coding sequence ATGACACCCCCCGTCCCGTACTGGCGCCTCTCCAGCTTCTACCTGTTCTACTTCGCCCTGCTGGGGGCGACAGCGCCATTCCTGGCGCTTTACTTCGATCATCTGGGGTTCTCCAGCGCGCGCATCGGCGAACTGGTGGCCATCCCCATGCTGATGCGCTGCGTGGCGCCCAACCTGTGGGGCTGGCTCGGCGACTATACCGGTCGGCGCCTGGCCATCGTGCGTTTTGGCGCGGTGTGCACCCTGGCGAGCTTTTGCCTGATTTTCATCAGCAAGACTTACGCCTGGCTGGCGCTGGTGATGGCCTTGCACGCATTCTTCTGGCATGCGGTGCTGCCGCAGTTTGAAGTCATCACCCTGGCCCACCTGCACACACAAACCTCGCGCTACAGCCAGGTCCGCCTGTGGGGCTCCATCGGCTTTATCCTCACCGTCGTGATCATGGGTCGCCTGTTCGACTGGCTGAGCCTGGATATTTACCCGGTGGTGGTCGTGGTGATCATGGCCGGCATCATCGGCGCCAGCCTGTGGGTACCGAACGCGCAGCCTGCCACCCAGGGCAATCGCCTGGCTGCCGAGGGTTTCCTCACGCAATTGCGCAGCCCCGGGGTCCTTGCGTTTTATGCCTGTGTGGCGCTGATGCAAATGAGCCATGGGCCGTACTACACCTTCCTGACCCTGCACCTGGAGCACTTGGGCTACAGCCGAGGCGTGATCGGTATGCTCTGGGCCCTGGCGGTGGTCGCGGAAGTGCTGATGTTCCTGGCCATGAGTCGCATCCTTACGCGCTTTTCCGTGCGTCGTGTGTTACTGGCCAGTTTCCTGCTGGCGGCGCTGCGTTGGTTGCTGCTGGGCTCGTTTGCCGAGTTTTTCTGGGTGTTGCTGTTGGCGCAAGTGATGCACGCGGCAACGTTCGGCAGTTTTCATGCGGCGGCGATTGCCTTTGTGCAACGCAGCTTCGGCGACCGCCAGCAGGGCCAGGGCCAGGCGTTGTATGCAGCTTTGGCCGGCACCGGCGGCGCACTTGGCGCTTTGTATGCCGGCTATAGCTGGAACCTGTTGGGGCCGACCCTCACGTTCAGCATCGCCAGCGTCGCGGCCCTGGCCGCCGCCCTTATCATCGGCTTTCGATTGCAAGAGCAGAACCAAGGAACCGTCCAATGA
- the prmB gene encoding 50S ribosomal protein L3 N(5)-glutamine methyltransferase — MITSRLRTLRDHIRWAVSRFHGEDLFFGHGTDNAWDEARQLVLGALHLPWEIADSYLDCNLEEEEISHVQRLLHRRIHERVPTAYLLKEAWFCGMSFIVDERVLIPRSPIGELIENRFEPWLAQPPARILDLCTGSGCIGIACAYEFPDAEVVLGDLSFEALEVANQNIERHGVDERVYTVQGDGFDGLPGQRFDLIVSNPPYVDAEDFADMPDEYQHEPELGLACGDDGLNLVRRMLAEAADHLTEKGLLIVEVGNSQVHVEALYPEVDFAWLEFQRGGHGVFMLTAEQCRAHQAIFAARI; from the coding sequence GTGATCACTTCTCGCCTGCGCACCTTGCGCGACCATATCCGTTGGGCTGTCAGCCGTTTCCATGGGGAAGACCTGTTTTTTGGCCACGGTACCGACAATGCCTGGGACGAAGCCCGGCAATTGGTGCTCGGCGCCTTGCACTTGCCGTGGGAAATCGCCGACAGCTACCTGGACTGCAACCTGGAAGAAGAGGAAATCTCCCATGTGCAGCGTTTGCTGCATCGCCGTATCCACGAGCGGGTACCCACCGCCTATCTGTTGAAGGAAGCCTGGTTTTGCGGCATGTCGTTCATTGTCGATGAGCGTGTGCTGATCCCACGCTCACCGATCGGCGAACTGATCGAAAACCGCTTCGAGCCCTGGCTGGCCCAGCCACCGGCGCGCATTCTCGACCTGTGCACGGGTTCCGGTTGCATTGGCATCGCGTGTGCCTATGAGTTCCCGGACGCCGAAGTGGTGTTGGGCGACCTGTCCTTCGAAGCGCTGGAAGTGGCCAACCAGAATATCGAGCGCCATGGCGTCGATGAACGCGTGTACACCGTGCAGGGGGACGGCTTTGATGGCTTGCCGGGCCAGCGCTTTGACCTGATCGTGTCCAACCCGCCGTATGTGGATGCCGAGGATTTTGCCGACATGCCGGACGAATACCAGCATGAGCCAGAGCTGGGCCTGGCGTGCGGCGACGATGGCCTGAACCTGGTGCGGCGCATGCTCGCCGAAGCGGCCGATCACCTGACCGAGAAGGGCTTGCTGATTGTCGAGGTGGGCAACAGCCAGGTCCACGTCGAGGCGCTGTACCCGGAAGTCGATTTTGCCTGGCTGGAGTTCCAGCGCGGTGGGCATGGCGTGTTCATGTTGACGGCTGAACAGTGCCGGGCGCATCAGGCAATCTTCGCCGCCAGGATCTAA
- the aroC gene encoding chorismate synthase, protein MSGNTFGKLFTVTTAGESHGPALVAIVDGCPPGLELSLEDLQRDLDRRKPGTSRHTTQRQEPDQVEILSGVFEGRTTGCAIGLLIRNTDQKSKDYSAIKDLFRPAHADYTYHHKYGERDYRGGGRSSARETAMRVAAGAIAKKYLATQGIVIRGYMSQLGPIEIPFKTWDSVEDNAFFCPDPDKVPELEAYMDQLRRDQDSVGAKITVVAEGVKPGLGEPIFDRLDAELAHALMSINAVKGVEIGAGFACVAQRGTEHRDELTPQGFLSNNAGGILGGISSGQPIIAHLALKATSSITTPGRSIDVHGNPVDVITKGRHDPCVGIRATPIAEAMMAIVLMDHLLRNRGQNADVRVSTPVLGQL, encoded by the coding sequence ATGTCCGGCAATACCTTCGGCAAGCTGTTCACTGTCACCACCGCAGGCGAAAGCCATGGCCCGGCGTTGGTCGCCATTGTCGACGGCTGCCCGCCCGGCCTCGAGCTGTCCCTGGAAGACCTGCAGCGCGACCTCGACCGCCGCAAGCCCGGCACCAGCCGCCACACCACCCAGCGTCAGGAGCCTGACCAGGTCGAAATCCTCTCTGGCGTGTTCGAAGGCCGCACCACTGGCTGTGCCATCGGCCTGCTGATCCGCAACACCGACCAGAAGTCCAAGGACTACTCGGCGATCAAGGACCTGTTCCGCCCGGCTCATGCCGACTACACCTACCATCACAAATACGGCGAACGCGACTACCGTGGCGGCGGCCGCAGCTCGGCCCGCGAGACCGCAATGCGCGTGGCGGCCGGTGCGATTGCCAAGAAGTACCTGGCCACCCAGGGTATCGTCATCCGTGGCTATATGAGCCAGTTGGGCCCGATCGAAATCCCGTTCAAGACCTGGGACAGCGTGGAAGACAACGCCTTCTTCTGCCCCGACCCGGACAAAGTGCCGGAACTGGAAGCCTACATGGACCAGTTGCGCCGCGACCAGGACTCCGTGGGCGCCAAGATCACCGTGGTCGCCGAAGGCGTCAAGCCGGGCCTGGGCGAGCCGATCTTCGACCGCCTGGACGCCGAACTGGCCCACGCGCTGATGAGCATCAACGCGGTGAAAGGCGTGGAAATCGGCGCGGGCTTCGCATGTGTCGCCCAGCGCGGTACCGAACATCGCGACGAACTGACCCCACAAGGTTTCCTCAGCAATAACGCGGGCGGCATCCTCGGCGGTATTTCCTCCGGGCAGCCGATCATTGCGCACCTGGCCCTCAAGGCCACATCGAGCATCACCACCCCGGGGCGTTCGATCGATGTGCACGGCAATCCGGTGGACGTCATCACCAAGGGCCGCCATGACCCGTGCGTCGGCATCCGTGCCACACCGATTGCCGAAGCGATGATGGCGATCGTGTTGATGGACCACCTGCTGCGCAACCGTGGGCAAAATGCCGATGTACGCGTGAGTACCCCGGTACTGGGCCAACTGTGA
- a CDS encoding DUF3509 domain-containing protein: MSLIQDKFASVFSNYDVTTQPRPDGGILLTLRNSEGKQVKRSISYQQLHTADQLTWVISAIRRDLAEQASELPQISMLQSQNRFALPTYHSA, encoded by the coding sequence ATGAGCCTGATCCAAGATAAATTCGCCTCAGTATTCTCCAACTACGACGTCACCACCCAGCCACGTCCCGACGGCGGTATCCTGTTGACCCTGCGCAACAGCGAAGGCAAGCAGGTCAAGCGTTCGATCTCTTACCAGCAGTTGCACACTGCCGATCAACTGACGTGGGTGATCAGCGCGATTCGCCGCGACCTGGCCGAACAAGCCAGTGAGCTGCCGCAGATTTCGATGCTGCAAAGCCAGAACCGCTTTGCCTTGCCGACCTACCATTCGGCCTGA
- a CDS encoding response regulator transcription factor has product MSAQQEQDRSSPTQDEVSTAVRKRLSLSGKPLTPAEQEILRWALEGKTVWEISQIRASSEATVKFHLRNIYGKLQVTNRVQAMNEAVRQGLY; this is encoded by the coding sequence ATGAGCGCGCAACAGGAGCAGGATCGATCGTCACCGACGCAGGACGAAGTGTCCACAGCGGTGAGAAAGCGCCTGAGCTTGTCCGGCAAGCCCCTGACCCCCGCGGAACAGGAAATCCTGCGCTGGGCCCTGGAGGGCAAGACTGTCTGGGAGATCAGCCAGATTCGAGCCAGTTCCGAAGCCACGGTGAAATTTCACCTGCGTAACATCTATGGCAAGTTGCAGGTCACCAACCGCGTGCAGGCAATGAATGAAGCGGTTCGGCAAGGCCTGTACTGA
- a CDS encoding acireductone dioxygenase, with the protein MSYVAVYSVTTPDTPNKVLTHFDDIVSTLAEHGVRFERWQPGPLAKGASEAEMIAACQPRIDALGYGCIEVFSVTGDHPQRTELRAGLLDERRYSSDQARFFIAGQGLFSLHIGDYVYGVRCEKNDLLVIPAGLPHWFDMGEHPHCVILQLSHQPGHAVAEFIGSELAAGFPGLDD; encoded by the coding sequence ATGAGTTATGTAGCCGTTTACTCCGTCACCACCCCGGATACCCCGAACAAGGTCCTGACCCATTTCGACGACATCGTCTCGACCCTGGCCGAGCACGGTGTGCGGTTTGAGCGCTGGCAACCAGGCCCACTGGCAAAAGGTGCCAGCGAGGCTGAAATGATTGCCGCGTGCCAGCCCCGGATCGACGCCCTCGGTTACGGCTGCATTGAGGTGTTCAGCGTCACCGGCGACCACCCGCAACGCACTGAGCTGCGCGCCGGCCTCCTCGATGAGCGCCGCTACAGCTCGGACCAGGCCAGGTTCTTTATCGCCGGCCAGGGGCTGTTCAGCTTGCACATCGGTGACTATGTGTACGGCGTACGCTGTGAGAAAAATGACCTGCTGGTGATCCCGGCCGGCTTGCCGCATTGGTTCGATATGGGAGAGCACCCGCACTGCGTGATCTTGCAGTTATCCCACCAGCCTGGGCACGCGGTCGCTGAATTTATCGGGAGTGAGCTTGCCGCTGGGTTTCCAGGATTGGACGACTAG
- a CDS encoding alpha/beta hydrolase produces MMLRVLLLTLTLFTGVACAASPVVLQRPISLDTGSGELFGSLLLPQSDKPVPVVLIIAGSGPTDRNGNSADGARNDSLKRLAWVLARHNIASVRYDKRGVAASLAATPDERNLTLDAYVADAVAWGKLLKADKRMGPLIVLGHSEGALVAALAAPQLDPAGVVSLSGSARPVDQVIRQQLADHLPPALLLRSNEILDHLKAGQVDPDVPAPLEGIFRPSVQPYLISLFRADPSAAFAKLRMPALIIQGTHDIQVGVGDAQQLKNAKPDAELTIIEGMNHVMRIVPNDVKQQLASYNNPQLPLAAELGTRLVRFIDGLQPR; encoded by the coding sequence ATGATGCTTCGAGTTTTGCTACTGACCCTGACCCTGTTTACTGGCGTGGCCTGTGCCGCGTCCCCCGTGGTGTTGCAACGGCCCATCAGCCTCGACACCGGCAGCGGCGAGCTGTTTGGCTCGCTGCTGCTGCCCCAGTCCGACAAACCGGTGCCGGTGGTGCTGATCATTGCCGGCTCCGGCCCCACCGACCGCAACGGCAACAGCGCCGACGGCGCGCGCAACGACAGCCTCAAGCGCCTGGCCTGGGTACTGGCCCGGCATAACATCGCCAGCGTGCGCTACGACAAGCGCGGCGTTGCCGCCAGCCTGGCCGCCACGCCCGATGAGCGCAACCTGACCCTGGACGCCTACGTGGCCGACGCCGTGGCCTGGGGCAAGCTGCTCAAGGCCGACAAGCGCATGGGCCCGCTGATTGTGCTGGGCCATAGCGAAGGTGCGCTGGTGGCCGCCCTGGCCGCGCCGCAACTCGATCCGGCGGGGGTGGTCTCCTTGTCCGGCAGCGCCCGTCCGGTGGACCAGGTGATACGCCAACAGTTGGCTGACCACCTGCCCCCTGCCCTGCTGCTGCGCAGTAATGAAATCCTTGACCACCTCAAGGCCGGCCAGGTGGACCCCGATGTGCCGGCCCCTCTGGAAGGGATTTTCCGACCCAGCGTTCAGCCCTATCTGATCAGCCTGTTTCGTGCCGACCCCTCGGCAGCTTTTGCCAAGCTACGCATGCCGGCGCTGATCATCCAGGGCACCCACGATATCCAGGTGGGGGTGGGCGATGCGCAGCAATTGAAGAACGCCAAGCCCGACGCCGAATTGACGATAATCGAGGGCATGAACCACGTGATGCGCATCGTGCCCAACGACGTGAAGCAGCAACTGGCCTCCTATAACAACCCTCAATTGCCCCTGGCCGCCGAGCTGGGCACACGCCTGGTGCGCTTTATCGACGGACTTCAACCCCGTTGA